From Paenibacillus sp. PK3_47, the proteins below share one genomic window:
- a CDS encoding sensor domain-containing diguanylate cyclase, with protein sequence MAEAGKPNNKELLNRTLLTDGGEMLNEPLDLTNCEKEPIHIPGSIQPHGVLLAVSTDNFTIIQSSMNTGELLGIAHEDILGKSLKELIPEQELDHMVRMYRNRSVPSALDYMQVTIHTPEGDKPFFAIMHDSDNTLILELEPGNDEAHTAQNDFEWIQSFFNMLKQTSSRVEASQVTADQLRLILGYDRVMVYEFDGNWNGKVIAEAKKKGLEPFLGHHYPASDIPRQARELYLRNWLRLIVDVSYRPVPILPVLNPQTGQPLNLSLSTLRSVSPLHLEYLHNMGVQATMTISLIHEGKLWGLITCHHNSVKYIPHRIRNLCNFLGVFFSGELYQRQQLDNYQEEIELKTKINRLSGIFIGSTTAEAVIKQLIQEESVLLDVMKSSGAAVCYQGELTLFGAVPGVSEVEELAKWLSRQAQDNIYHTSSLSQEYKPAKTYKHLASGVMYTALSTEHSDYIIWFRPEVVQIVDWAGDPAKAVIQENDSLRLSPRKSFEKWRQVVESTSLPWRELEIRVIPDFNSVLLKRTEQQLLEAEEKAMLNQRIIKENEKRYMQLMDISSAAFFTLTGNKIVYCNDRAAELFRAADNTEIIGKGIDELFRHEHEAARLLSELERLEYSAEQLSTVNETLTAVDGTELNVELTAVQVQLDDAVSYWIIVRDRAEAETKDEDFTDITDQLQTYMNMDPLTDIPNRQYFEKSLYLEWEQCLKTGDPVCLMMLDIDNFKVYNTMQGFQGGDLILQWVADVLGALSTEYNAFIARYSGGTFALYLTGTPQDETVELADKIRQAVSTLQMPADLLPDGNPLTVSIGVACMIPTLQRSHAKLIRQAEKALASAKRAGKNRVVQL encoded by the coding sequence ATGGCTGAAGCAGGCAAACCCAACAACAAAGAGCTGCTGAATCGCACTCTTCTGACAGATGGCGGAGAAATGCTAAATGAACCGCTTGATTTGACCAACTGTGAAAAGGAGCCGATCCATATTCCGGGCAGTATACAGCCGCATGGCGTGCTGCTGGCGGTTTCAACGGACAATTTTACGATCATTCAGAGCAGTATGAATACAGGTGAGCTTCTGGGCATTGCCCATGAAGATATTCTGGGTAAAAGTCTGAAGGAGCTTATTCCGGAGCAGGAATTGGATCATATGGTGAGAATGTACCGCAACCGATCGGTGCCTTCTGCGCTGGACTATATGCAGGTTACCATTCATACCCCTGAAGGGGACAAGCCCTTTTTTGCGATCATGCATGACAGTGATAACACACTCATTCTTGAGCTGGAGCCTGGTAACGACGAAGCCCATACTGCGCAGAACGACTTCGAATGGATACAAAGCTTCTTTAACATGTTGAAGCAGACCAGCAGCCGGGTGGAGGCAAGTCAGGTGACGGCTGATCAGCTGCGGCTCATTCTGGGGTACGACAGGGTAATGGTGTATGAGTTTGACGGGAACTGGAACGGGAAAGTCATTGCCGAAGCGAAAAAAAAGGGATTGGAGCCGTTCCTGGGTCATCACTACCCGGCTTCTGATATCCCCAGACAGGCACGTGAGCTGTATTTGCGCAACTGGCTTCGTCTGATCGTCGATGTAAGCTACCGGCCTGTGCCGATCCTTCCGGTACTGAATCCCCAGACGGGCCAGCCGCTCAATCTGAGCCTGTCCACGCTGCGCAGCGTTTCCCCGCTGCATCTTGAGTATCTTCATAATATGGGTGTGCAGGCCACGATGACCATCTCACTGATTCATGAAGGGAAGCTGTGGGGGCTGATTACATGCCATCATAACTCTGTAAAATATATTCCGCACCGAATCCGCAACCTGTGCAACTTTCTGGGTGTATTTTTCTCCGGTGAGCTGTATCAGCGCCAGCAGCTGGACAACTACCAGGAAGAGATCGAGCTTAAGACCAAGATCAACCGGCTTTCCGGTATTTTTATAGGAAGTACAACGGCTGAAGCTGTAATTAAGCAGCTGATTCAAGAAGAATCGGTATTGCTGGATGTGATGAAATCTTCCGGTGCTGCTGTATGTTATCAGGGAGAGCTGACCCTTTTTGGTGCTGTTCCCGGCGTCAGTGAGGTAGAAGAGCTGGCCAAATGGCTGTCCCGGCAAGCTCAAGACAACATTTATCACACCTCAAGCCTCAGCCAGGAATACAAGCCTGCCAAAACCTACAAGCATCTTGCTTCTGGTGTCATGTATACAGCCTTGTCAACAGAGCATAGTGACTACATCATCTGGTTTCGGCCGGAGGTGGTGCAGATCGTTGATTGGGCAGGCGATCCGGCAAAAGCGGTTATTCAGGAAAATGACAGCTTGCGGCTGTCTCCCCGTAAATCTTTTGAAAAATGGAGACAGGTTGTAGAATCGACCTCATTGCCATGGCGCGAGCTGGAGATCCGGGTCATCCCTGACTTTAACAGTGTTCTGCTCAAACGCACGGAGCAGCAGCTGCTTGAAGCTGAAGAGAAGGCCATGCTTAACCAGCGGATTATTAAAGAAAACGAAAAAAGATACATGCAGCTCATGGACATTTCCTCTGCAGCCTTTTTCACACTGACCGGCAATAAAATCGTCTACTGCAACGACCGGGCGGCAGAACTGTTCCGCGCGGCTGATAACACTGAAATCATCGGCAAAGGGATTGATGAGCTTTTCCGTCATGAGCATGAAGCGGCAAGGCTGCTCTCTGAGCTGGAGCGTCTTGAGTATTCTGCTGAACAGTTGTCTACGGTGAACGAGACGCTTACCGCAGTGGACGGGACAGAGCTGAATGTTGAATTAACGGCCGTACAGGTTCAACTAGATGATGCGGTTTCGTATTGGATCATTGTCAGAGACCGGGCGGAGGCAGAAACCAAGGATGAAGACTTTACAGATATAACGGACCAGCTGCAAACCTATATGAATATGGATCCGCTGACGGATATTCCTAACCGGCAATATTTTGAGAAATCACTGTATCTTGAATGGGAGCAATGCCTGAAGACAGGAGATCCGGTCTGTCTTATGATGCTGGATATCGACAATTTCAAAGTGTACAACACGATGCAGGGTTTTCAAGGAGGAGATCTCATCCTGCAATGGGTTGCCGATGTGCTTGGTGCACTTAGTACGGAGTATAACGCATTTATTGCCCGGTATAGCGGAGGTACGTTTGCCCTGTATTTGACCGGTACACCACAGGACGAAACGGTCGAACTGGCCGACAAAATCCGGCAAGCCGTATCGACTCTGCAAATGCCGGCAGACCTGCTCCCGGACGGCAATCCGCTGACAGTCAGCATCGGGGTCGCTTGTATGATACCCACGCTGCAGCGCAGCCACGCCAAGCTGATCCGCCAGGCGGAAAAAGCATTGGCAAGTGCAAAGCGGGCAGGGAAGAACCGTGTAGTTCAGCTTTAA